A single region of the Pararge aegeria chromosome 18, ilParAegt1.1, whole genome shotgun sequence genome encodes:
- the LOC120631678 gene encoding 23 kDa integral membrane protein-like gives MCLLSCGACISQILLFALNFLLSLISLAVTGIGIYMMIQVNQLKDSDLEYVNNGPIIVIVVGVIFSAIFFCGCCGAFCRNRCLLTTYGVITILLATATVVFTVFIFKGTDQLQDSAEGVLNDTFSDPQNQGTLNLIEATLGCCGTNGPEYYNSSVPVSCCPSGLQSLQGLQQNSINITDLANSTSGDAINLSCPASEAYQQGCVEVFIQFLTKIFKVTGQVLIWIVIIEYVAAILAIFLSCYIG, from the exons atgtgTCTACTAAGTTGTGGTGCGTGTATATCGCAGATACTTTTATTTGCATTGAATTTCCTTCTGTCT CTCATAAGCCTAGCTGTAACAGGAATAGGTATCTACATGATGATACAAGTGAATCAACTGAAAGACTCGGATCTGGAGTACGTGAACAACGGTCCTATCATTGTGATTGTGGTGGGCGTCATCTTTAGCGCGATATTCTTCTGTGGATGCTGCGGCGCGTTCTGCAGGAACAGATGTTTACTCACCACG TATGGGGTGATCACCATCCTGCTCGCGACCGCCACGGTGGTGTTCACAGTTTTCATCTTCAAAGGAACGGATCAACTGCAGGATTCAGCGGAAGGCGTTCTTAATGACACGTTTAGCGACCCTCAGAACCAAGGGACACTTAACTTGATAGAAGCTACT CTGGGCTGTTGCGGCACAAACGGGCCGGAGTACTACAACTCGTCGGTGCCAGTGTCCTGCTGCCCTTCCGGCCTGCAGAGCCTGCAAGGCTTGCAGCAGAACAGCATCAACATCACGGACCTGGCGAACAGCACCTCAGGGGACGCCATCAACCTGTCCTGCCCCGCTAGCGAGGCGTACCAGCAGGGCTGCGTGGAAGTCTTCATACAGTTCCTAACCAAAATATTCAAAGTGACCGGCCAAGTTCTCATATGGATTGTTATTATCgag TACGTGGCGGCGATCTTAGCAATTTTCCTATCCTGCTACATCGGCTAA